The following proteins come from a genomic window of Leptospira bandrabouensis:
- a CDS encoding DEAD/DEAH box helicase: MDIPTQLSLDFETTVEPKQTNEYGFLVDEPELGLAKVTKETTTSVELFFESKEIFRTVNKSNKQLKFLNQYPQSLREWEEFPKAMDLALDASQLKLTYNFNKLSSLSNSRTRLLPHQIESTFIVANSLKPRFILADEVGLGKTIEAGLAVKELMFRRGLKRVLVVAPSPLLVQWQQEMKNKFNEEFAIVRRRNFVTNGPDHWRNFNKIITSIDFIKNPRYAEEILGTKWDIVVFDEAHRLRRDYSKITRGYLFAEKIARKTECLLLLTATPFRGKLEELFYLMHLVDPNILGPYHTFVNDYVVGQKGDLKEKISKVLLRRRKVEVGGFTKRFAKTVRIDLSPIERAFYDETTEYVKREYNMAMGTKNRAIGFVMVVFQKLLDSSVIALLSALQKRKFMLESKFHYMKEHETTLDDWDLDETEGVEDFISELEDEEMSSFQRIKRELFTLNRLIHLGKQIKEDKKTQKLKETLYRLKKEGHKKFIIFTQFRTTQDHLQSVLEPDFKVSPFHGSLSMDEKEVAIQKFKEDYEILICTEAGGEGRNLQFANILFNYDLPWSPLKIEQRIGRIHRFGQKDNVYIFNFASKDTVAERILEVLTNKIRLFEESIGASDDLLGTIEEELDFNSSLMKFVTGTKTKEELETEFDLRIQVAQKGFEKLNALVTPKVLDFNLKDYYDHTLEEREWNNSHLEEVVAQGSKFFQAHLPGTLTSVGKGSYEYKNAEGKVRKATFDSDLALTNDSLEFLAFGHPFVEKVTELLTQSDIGRKKKYLLSDNLGQKILFVFQVEFDFSLKRKDLFFIEYDLKKKKTLVLTEKPTEWIEAKSYVPEKEISLSKLEEAFIHCYPIVESEAESKKETLRKETLSIFQKEEYKVELSHQKTIRQLEEKLMRQEAAYKWDNRPEKKAVLHKTMKEIQRAKDDYTIEIRKIKNGATIFHRIRLYQTYISI; encoded by the coding sequence ATGGATATCCCTACTCAATTAAGTTTAGATTTTGAAACAACTGTTGAACCAAAACAAACAAATGAATACGGATTCCTTGTCGACGAACCGGAGTTAGGTCTCGCAAAAGTCACAAAAGAAACTACAACTTCAGTAGAACTGTTTTTTGAATCAAAAGAGATTTTTAGAACTGTTAATAAATCCAACAAACAATTAAAATTTTTAAATCAATATCCACAATCACTTCGTGAATGGGAAGAATTTCCCAAAGCAATGGATTTGGCCCTTGATGCCAGCCAACTCAAACTTACTTATAATTTTAACAAACTATCCTCACTTTCAAACTCGAGAACTCGTTTACTTCCGCATCAAATTGAATCGACATTCATTGTTGCAAATAGTTTAAAACCAAGGTTTATCTTAGCCGATGAAGTAGGGCTTGGAAAAACCATCGAAGCTGGTCTTGCCGTAAAAGAACTTATGTTTCGACGAGGGCTCAAACGAGTCCTTGTGGTGGCACCATCTCCACTACTTGTCCAATGGCAACAGGAGATGAAAAACAAATTCAATGAAGAGTTTGCAATTGTTCGTAGAAGAAATTTTGTTACCAACGGTCCAGACCATTGGAGAAATTTTAATAAAATCATTACTTCTATCGATTTCATTAAAAATCCAAGATATGCCGAAGAAATTCTAGGAACGAAATGGGATATCGTTGTTTTTGATGAAGCCCATAGACTTCGTCGTGATTATTCCAAAATCACTCGTGGATATTTATTTGCTGAAAAAATTGCTAGAAAAACGGAATGCCTCCTCCTTCTCACAGCGACACCATTCCGTGGAAAACTAGAAGAACTTTTTTACCTCATGCACCTTGTCGATCCCAATATCCTTGGGCCTTACCATACCTTCGTTAATGATTATGTGGTTGGTCAAAAAGGGGATTTAAAGGAAAAAATCTCCAAAGTTCTCCTTCGTCGTCGTAAAGTGGAAGTAGGTGGGTTTACCAAACGATTTGCCAAAACAGTTAGGATTGATCTCTCTCCCATCGAACGAGCGTTTTATGATGAAACGACGGAGTATGTAAAAAGAGAATACAATATGGCGATGGGAACCAAAAACCGTGCCATAGGATTTGTAATGGTTGTTTTCCAAAAACTTTTGGATTCTTCTGTCATTGCCCTCCTTTCTGCCTTACAAAAAAGAAAATTTATGTTGGAATCCAAATTCCATTACATGAAAGAACATGAAACCACTTTGGATGATTGGGATTTAGATGAAACGGAAGGTGTCGAAGATTTTATTTCTGAATTAGAAGATGAAGAAATGTCTAGTTTCCAAAGGATCAAACGAGAACTCTTTACTCTGAACCGCCTCATCCATTTAGGAAAACAAATCAAAGAAGACAAAAAAACTCAAAAATTAAAAGAAACTCTCTATCGTTTAAAAAAAGAAGGTCATAAAAAATTCATTATCTTCACTCAGTTTAGAACGACACAAGACCATTTACAATCAGTTCTAGAACCAGACTTCAAAGTTTCTCCTTTCCACGGCTCTTTGAGTATGGATGAAAAAGAAGTCGCTATTCAAAAATTTAAAGAAGACTACGAAATTTTAATTTGTACAGAAGCTGGTGGGGAAGGTCGTAACTTACAATTTGCAAATATACTTTTTAATTATGACTTACCTTGGAGCCCGCTCAAGATCGAACAACGGATTGGAAGGATCCATCGTTTTGGTCAAAAGGACAATGTTTATATCTTTAACTTTGCTTCCAAAGATACAGTCGCGGAAAGAATTTTAGAAGTACTCACAAATAAAATTCGTTTGTTTGAAGAATCCATTGGTGCTTCTGATGATTTACTTGGAACGATTGAAGAGGAACTTGATTTCAACTCTAGTCTTATGAAGTTTGTTACTGGTACGAAAACAAAAGAAGAGTTAGAAACTGAATTTGATCTTAGAATCCAAGTAGCACAAAAAGGATTTGAAAAACTCAATGCTCTTGTAACTCCGAAGGTTTTAGATTTTAACTTAAAAGATTATTATGATCATACACTTGAAGAAAGAGAATGGAACAATAGCCATTTGGAAGAAGTCGTTGCCCAAGGTTCCAAATTTTTTCAAGCTCACTTACCAGGAACTCTAACCTCAGTTGGGAAAGGATCTTACGAATATAAAAACGCGGAAGGTAAAGTTAGAAAAGCCACCTTTGATTCAGACCTTGCCTTAACGAATGATTCATTGGAATTTCTTGCGTTTGGACATCCCTTTGTTGAAAAAGTTACAGAGTTACTCACACAAAGCGATATCGGTCGTAAAAAAAAGTACCTTTTATCAGACAACCTAGGACAAAAAATATTATTTGTTTTTCAGGTGGAATTTGATTTTTCCTTAAAAAGAAAAGACCTGTTTTTTATAGAATATGACTTAAAGAAAAAGAAAACTTTAGTTCTAACGGAAAAACCAACTGAGTGGATCGAAGCAAAATCTTACGTTCCAGAAAAAGAAATTTCCCTTTCCAAATTAGAAGAAGCATTTATCCATTGTTATCCGATCGTTGAATCAGAAGCAGAATCTAAAAAAGAAACTCTAAGAAAAGAAACACTTTCTATTTTCCAAAAGGAAGAATACAAAGTAGAACTTTCTCATCAAAAAACGATTCGCCAATTAGAAGAAAAATTGATGCGCCAGGAAGCCGCTTACAAATGGGACAATCGTCCTGAAAAAAAAGCAGTCCTACATAAGACTATGAAAGAAATCCAACGCGCTAAGGATGATTACACGATTGAAATTCGTAAAATCAAAAATGGTGCCACTATTTTCCATAGAATTCGCCTCTACCAAACTTATATCAGTATTTAA
- a CDS encoding dicarboxylate/amino acid:cation symporter: MSFLKIPFWIQIFASLLLGLLFGILLNPETGFISSIALKPYLSWMKLPGDIFLNLLQMIMIPLVIVSIALGVSSLKNLKDLWSLGSKTLLYFIFTTIVSVSIGISLALVIKPGNQIQTQSVVTNTTIAKTDLKQNEESVPEIIANIIPKNLVNVWSKQQMLSVVFFGMILGIFFLTSRESGAALKAFCHSLESFCLWVVATAMKLAPLAVLGLMSYAMVQIGFSLLFGLVSYIGTVIFGLFCILIFYLSLIFTLTRKNPFRFLNQVREIPLLGFSTSSSSSVLPYSLKLAKEKLKLKETVADFVLPLGATINMDGTALYQAVATVFLSQVYQVNLSTIDLFLLVGTVTAASIGTAATPGVGLVILTSILFTFHIPIEGITILFGVDRFLDMCRTSVNLTGDLSCAFIMDHIWKETKTNEKN; this comes from the coding sequence ATGTCCTTTCTCAAAATTCCTTTCTGGATCCAAATTTTCGCATCTTTGTTGTTAGGTTTGTTATTTGGAATCCTATTAAATCCAGAAACAGGATTTATATCCTCTATCGCTTTAAAACCTTATTTATCATGGATGAAACTACCTGGAGATATTTTTTTAAATTTGCTCCAGATGATTATGATTCCTTTAGTGATTGTCTCCATCGCACTTGGTGTTTCTAGTTTAAAAAATTTAAAGGATCTTTGGAGTTTGGGAAGTAAAACACTTCTCTATTTTATTTTTACAACTATTGTTTCAGTCAGTATTGGAATATCGCTCGCATTGGTGATTAAACCAGGAAATCAAATTCAAACGCAATCAGTCGTTACAAACACAACGATCGCAAAAACGGATTTAAAACAAAATGAAGAATCGGTTCCTGAAATTATCGCAAATATTATCCCTAAAAATCTTGTAAATGTTTGGTCCAAACAACAAATGTTATCGGTTGTTTTTTTTGGAATGATATTGGGAATTTTTTTTCTTACCTCGAGAGAGTCTGGAGCAGCACTCAAAGCATTTTGTCATTCATTGGAAAGTTTTTGTTTATGGGTGGTTGCCACTGCGATGAAATTAGCCCCACTCGCTGTTTTGGGACTCATGAGTTATGCGATGGTACAAATCGGATTTTCTTTGTTATTTGGTTTGGTTTCTTACATTGGGACAGTGATTTTTGGATTATTTTGTATTCTTATTTTTTATTTAAGTTTGATTTTTACCCTCACAAGAAAGAATCCTTTTCGTTTTTTGAATCAAGTTCGCGAAATTCCCCTACTTGGTTTTTCAACCTCTAGTTCAAGTTCAGTCCTTCCCTATTCTTTAAAACTTGCTAAGGAAAAATTAAAATTAAAAGAAACTGTGGCCGACTTTGTACTTCCTCTGGGTGCCACAATCAATATGGATGGAACGGCTCTGTACCAAGCAGTTGCTACCGTTTTTTTAAGTCAGGTTTATCAGGTCAATTTATCCACAATAGACTTGTTTTTGTTAGTTGGAACAGTGACGGCAGCATCTATCGGAACGGCAGCAACTCCTGGGGTTGGTCTCGTTATCCTCACATCTATCTTATTTACATTTCACATTCCCATCGAAGGAATTACTATCCTTTTTGGAGTTGACCGCTTTTTAGATATGTGTAGAACTTCAGTAAATCTAACCGGCGATTTATCCTGCGCATTTATTATGGACCATATCTGGAAGGAAACAAAAACCAATGAAAAAAATTAA
- a CDS encoding 7-carboxy-7-deazaguanine synthase QueE — protein sequence MFGKIHEIYSSISGEGISQGIPTVFIRFAGCSLRCGKTESRSLWCDTAYALGPNQGEEKSLESIWSELENLDPHHGYQVLLSGGEPLEGKNRDLSISIANKIYKHRTEAGLPYPAARVETNGSERITEDVFFIFTMDYKLPGSGMEDRMDLENFRILEKRHNSLDEIKFVVRDRIDFDRSIEVILEQKIQTNILYSPVHGEVDAKELVEWIKVDNPPKCRLSLQIHKVLWGNQKGV from the coding sequence ATGTTTGGTAAAATTCACGAAATCTATTCTTCTATTTCTGGCGAAGGAATTTCACAAGGAATCCCAACAGTTTTTATCCGATTTGCCGGATGTTCTTTACGATGTGGCAAAACAGAATCAAGATCGTTATGGTGTGACACAGCTTATGCCTTAGGCCCGAACCAAGGTGAAGAAAAAAGTTTAGAATCGATATGGTCGGAGTTAGAAAACTTAGATCCTCATCATGGTTACCAAGTTCTACTTTCTGGAGGGGAACCCTTAGAGGGGAAAAACCGCGACTTATCCATTTCCATTGCCAATAAAATTTATAAACATAGAACAGAGGCAGGTTTGCCCTACCCTGCGGCGCGTGTGGAAACCAATGGAAGCGAGCGAATTACCGAAGATGTTTTTTTTATTTTCACTATGGACTACAAATTACCAGGTTCCGGTATGGAAGACCGAATGGATCTGGAAAATTTCCGGATTCTAGAAAAGAGACATAATTCACTTGACGAAATCAAGTTCGTTGTGCGAGATAGAATCGACTTTGATAGAAGTATCGAAGTCATTCTCGAACAAAAAATACAGACAAATATATTGTATTCGCCCGTCCACGGGGAAGTGGATGCCAAAGAACTGGTTGAATGGATCAAAGTTGACAATCCACCTAAGTGTCGTTTGTCGCTTCAAATTCATAAAGTGCTTTGGGGAAATCAGAAAGGAGTTTGA
- a CDS encoding TRL-like family protein produces MTTSSFYKTNFQKFWTKNLKNNQTHPKRKLLLTFFLFNLFLNLSCASSGFGTQGLLYENQRISMMETGNPATKEGIACAKSYLGLLALGDASVEVSQKIGNIKEITSIELETYNFLGIYAKLCAITKGN; encoded by the coding sequence ATGACGACATCATCCTTTTACAAAACAAACTTTCAGAAATTTTGGACCAAGAACTTAAAAAATAACCAAACTCATCCAAAAAGAAAACTACTCCTAACATTCTTTTTATTCAATTTATTTCTAAACCTTTCCTGTGCCAGTTCCGGATTTGGAACCCAAGGCCTTCTTTATGAGAACCAAAGGATTAGTATGATGGAAACTGGGAACCCTGCCACCAAGGAAGGAATCGCTTGTGCTAAGTCCTATTTGGGTCTCCTGGCTCTCGGAGACGCTTCTGTCGAAGTGTCCCAAAAAATTGGAAATATTAAAGAAATTACGTCTATTGAACTAGAAACTTACAATTTCTTGGGGATTTACGCAAAACTCTGCGCAATTACCAAGGGTAATTAG
- a CDS encoding anti-sigma factor antagonist (This anti-anti-sigma factor, or anti-sigma factor antagonist, belongs to a family that includes characterized members SpoIIAA, RsbV, RsfA, and RsfB.): MVMYVEAKLEYPLIQEKELQENHLLLRFRTPANPKIAERKPLVIGLAIDKSWSMKGEKMESVIEASCALVNWLTRHDAVSIIAYSADVQLIQPVTHLTEKVSVTDKIRNIQVATSTNLSGGWLSALKSLSLSKIPNAYKRVLLLTDGNPTSGIKEKEALVKIAADHLAMGISTTTIGVGNDFNEEMLVEIAKAGGGNFHYIDNPEKASDIFFDEFGDIGALYAQAIDVELQLAPGVRLKQVLSETSHQILEEFDEFIGDSKTISRQKINLQLGDLRADDIRNLVLRLEIDDRLNQSESPFCEVNVSYYNLLQQNALESVKESFHFPKANHKGKQDPDVLVEILVANATTGIKEISDFIKRGHVEDAKALLFGLIQDIKNNLHFAPNALGSVLGRLQVLETKITTKSDDLNKHLFMNSQIMMKGPEKLDLKDVLVHDEILEYRVTGDIDLYKCPEIKLFMEQKISEGFRYVIFDFSNTSHIDSSAIGMVIQIVGWLRRRGGELVVANIHDSVKKIFEITRLYNHIRVAENVTSGKEILQRLIYASEGDKIS, from the coding sequence ATGGTCATGTACGTAGAAGCGAAATTGGAATATCCTCTGATCCAAGAAAAAGAGCTACAAGAAAATCATTTGTTGCTTCGGTTTCGTACACCCGCCAATCCAAAAATAGCAGAACGTAAACCTTTAGTGATAGGTCTTGCTATAGATAAAAGTTGGTCCATGAAAGGTGAAAAAATGGAATCAGTGATTGAGGCTTCTTGTGCATTAGTCAATTGGCTGACTAGACATGATGCTGTATCTATCATTGCATATTCCGCTGATGTCCAACTCATCCAACCGGTTACTCACCTAACAGAAAAAGTCTCTGTGACCGATAAAATTCGAAATATCCAAGTAGCCACTTCCACAAATTTAAGTGGTGGATGGTTGTCCGCTTTAAAAAGTCTCAGTCTCTCCAAAATCCCTAATGCCTATAAACGAGTTTTACTACTCACCGATGGAAATCCCACTTCAGGAATCAAAGAAAAAGAAGCATTGGTAAAAATTGCCGCAGATCACTTAGCCATGGGTATCTCCACAACAACCATAGGTGTAGGAAATGATTTTAATGAAGAAATGTTGGTGGAAATAGCAAAAGCCGGTGGTGGAAATTTTCATTACATCGACAATCCGGAAAAAGCCTCGGATATATTTTTCGATGAATTTGGTGACATTGGGGCCTTGTATGCACAAGCCATAGATGTCGAATTACAACTGGCTCCTGGTGTTCGATTGAAACAAGTGTTGTCAGAAACATCTCATCAGATATTGGAAGAATTTGATGAATTTATTGGTGATTCCAAAACCATATCCAGACAAAAAATCAATCTACAGTTAGGCGATCTTAGGGCCGATGACATCCGCAACTTAGTATTACGATTGGAAATTGATGATCGCCTAAACCAATCCGAATCTCCTTTTTGTGAAGTAAACGTATCTTACTATAATTTGTTACAACAGAATGCTTTAGAATCTGTGAAAGAATCATTTCATTTTCCAAAAGCGAATCATAAAGGCAAACAAGACCCCGATGTTTTAGTAGAAATATTGGTAGCCAATGCAACCACTGGGATCAAAGAAATTTCCGATTTTATCAAACGTGGCCATGTAGAAGACGCTAAGGCATTGTTATTTGGTCTCATTCAGGACATTAAAAATAACTTACATTTTGCACCCAATGCACTTGGTTCCGTACTTGGTCGTCTCCAGGTTTTAGAAACAAAAATTACAACAAAATCAGATGATTTGAACAAACATTTATTTATGAATTCACAGATCATGATGAAAGGTCCAGAAAAGTTGGATTTAAAAGATGTGTTAGTTCATGATGAAATTTTAGAATACAGAGTCACTGGTGATATTGATTTGTATAAATGCCCCGAGATAAAACTTTTTATGGAACAAAAAATTTCTGAAGGTTTTAGGTATGTAATTTTTGATTTTTCCAATACATCTCATATTGATTCTTCTGCGATTGGAATGGTGATTCAGATTGTGGGTTGGCTCAGGAGACGGGGTGGTGAACTTGTGGTTGCCAACATCCATGATTCAGTAAAAAAGATTTTTGAAATCACAAGGTTGTACAACCACATTCGCGTGGCAGAAAATGTTACCTCTGGTAAGGAAATATTACAGAGGCTTATTTATGCGAGCGAAGGGGATAAAATCAGTTAG
- a CDS encoding transcriptional coactivator p15/PC4 family protein, whose translation MAKTGIIRDIDKGRGEVIRVEISEYKGQTFFNIRVWYTDPNGELKPTQKGIAIAPALVGDLKEAIEEAERWLA comes from the coding sequence ATGGCAAAAACAGGAATCATTCGAGACATTGACAAAGGACGGGGAGAAGTCATCCGCGTGGAAATCTCCGAATATAAAGGCCAAACTTTTTTTAACATTCGAGTTTGGTATACCGATCCCAACGGGGAACTAAAACCCACTCAAAAAGGAATCGCTATCGCTCCTGCTTTAGTTGGTGATTTAAAAGAAGCGATCGAAGAAGCAGAACGTTGGTTGGCTTAA
- a CDS encoding TRL domain-containing protein — MKRGLLISICFFFFQCFSFQIGNPSFTIFQNKGQEGWFSPGKAPQPSDTFVESCTTNYFGLVSLGNASLEYIHRQSRPKEIHSLDHYYKKQYFFFQELCLRITGR, encoded by the coding sequence ATGAAACGAGGTTTATTGATTTCGATTTGTTTCTTTTTTTTTCAATGTTTCAGTTTTCAAATAGGAAATCCTTCTTTCACTATTTTCCAAAATAAAGGACAAGAAGGATGGTTTTCTCCAGGAAAAGCACCACAACCGTCAGATACATTTGTAGAATCTTGTACTACGAATTACTTCGGTTTGGTGAGTTTAGGAAATGCTAGTTTGGAATATATCCATCGTCAGTCTCGACCAAAGGAAATCCATAGCCTCGACCATTATTATAAAAAACAGTATTTCTTTTTCCAAGAACTTTGTTTAAGAATTACAGGACGATGA
- a CDS encoding FAD-binding oxidoreductase, producing MLTPQINLFKKSNPLQAQVLANTRLTPEPGKGKRPTKEGDSAVHRITIAVDHNTYPYMIGQSAGIIPPGADPEKEAKGSADPSYTIRLYSIASPSYSFGQTKDNIEFVVKRDNVYDENGNLLHKGVCSNYLCDLKPGDTVTMTGPAGKKFLLPQTDFSGDIFFFATGTGISPFFGMVEELLVQKLINFQGNVWLIYGAPYSDEIVLRDYFEDMAKNHPNFHFVTAISREEKNSFDGGKMYITHRAKENAESIKNAVNGNGKFYICGGPKGMEKGVIQEIISACGTDLSYDEFKKHLEEKEQLFVETY from the coding sequence TTGCTTACCCCTCAAATCAATCTGTTTAAAAAATCAAATCCCCTCCAAGCCCAAGTTTTGGCCAATACCCGTTTGACTCCCGAACCAGGAAAGGGAAAACGCCCAACAAAAGAAGGCGATTCTGCGGTGCATCGAATCACGATTGCCGTCGACCATAACACTTATCCTTATATGATCGGGCAAAGTGCTGGTATCATTCCCCCGGGCGCGGATCCAGAAAAAGAAGCTAAAGGCTCGGCTGATCCGTCGTATACCATCCGTTTGTATTCCATTGCCTCCCCATCCTATAGTTTTGGGCAAACCAAGGATAATATTGAATTTGTGGTCAAAAGGGACAATGTGTACGATGAAAATGGAAATCTTCTCCATAAAGGAGTTTGTTCCAATTATCTTTGTGACTTAAAACCAGGTGATACAGTCACGATGACTGGTCCCGCTGGAAAAAAATTCCTACTTCCACAAACTGACTTTTCTGGTGATATTTTCTTTTTTGCTACAGGAACAGGAATCAGTCCTTTTTTTGGAATGGTGGAAGAACTCCTGGTTCAAAAACTAATTAACTTTCAAGGAAATGTATGGCTAATCTACGGAGCACCCTATTCTGATGAAATCGTACTTCGCGATTATTTTGAAGATATGGCTAAAAACCATCCCAACTTCCATTTCGTAACAGCGATTAGCCGAGAAGAGAAAAATTCCTTCGACGGTGGAAAGATGTACATCACTCACCGCGCAAAAGAAAATGCCGAATCCATTAAAAATGCTGTCAATGGAAACGGTAAGTTTTATATTTGTGGCGGTCCGAAGGGAATGGAAAAAGGAGTCATACAAGAAATCATCTCTGCTTGCGGAACTGATCTTTCGTATGATGAATTCAAAAAACACCTAGAGGAAAAAGAACAACTTTTTGTAGAGACGTACTAA
- a CDS encoding SGNH/GDSL hydrolase family protein, with protein sequence MKKIKYTVFLGMLVFLIHCDTKKDYLDDVGANLLCTTYAICNGETPAKTGIIGDSWTDLLLGFPAVETLRPQLENRFHYKFVGATLGGKTLQQVVNEGLQFQVIDQGGADMKVIILSLGGNDIQANLSEYIGNVETVQAQRFATIKANLKKLVATGNAYKVSRFGGQPIKWIIHGYDYPNPYMAPVIAGSDEGCKSKFDRIGLNVPDAAVFTSTQLDAFNNLLLDTIREEPTLLYTDLRNTLGGKPFSRAEFMLDCIHANNLGYTYLTDKFARLIYPITNIGF encoded by the coding sequence ATGAAAAAAATTAAATACACAGTTTTCTTAGGAATGTTAGTATTCCTCATTCATTGTGATACTAAAAAAGATTATCTAGACGATGTGGGAGCCAATTTACTTTGCACTACATACGCAATTTGTAATGGGGAAACACCTGCAAAAACTGGTATTATTGGTGATAGTTGGACCGATCTCCTTCTAGGATTTCCAGCAGTGGAAACTCTCAGGCCACAGTTAGAAAATAGGTTTCATTATAAATTTGTAGGTGCCACCCTCGGCGGAAAAACCTTGCAACAGGTAGTAAACGAAGGGCTCCAGTTTCAAGTGATTGACCAAGGTGGTGCAGACATGAAAGTCATCATCCTATCTTTGGGTGGAAATGACATTCAAGCCAATCTTTCCGAATATATTGGAAATGTGGAAACAGTGCAAGCACAACGATTTGCCACCATCAAAGCAAATCTCAAAAAACTAGTCGCAACAGGAAATGCTTACAAAGTTTCTAGATTCGGTGGCCAACCAATCAAGTGGATCATTCATGGTTACGACTATCCAAATCCATATATGGCGCCAGTCATTGCTGGTTCTGATGAGGGTTGCAAATCCAAGTTTGATCGAATTGGTCTTAACGTTCCTGATGCGGCTGTTTTCACTTCAACACAATTAGATGCTTTTAACAATTTATTACTAGATACCATTCGGGAAGAACCCACCCTTCTATATACGGACCTAAGAAATACATTAGGTGGAAAACCATTTTCGCGCGCCGAATTTATGTTAGATTGTATTCATGCAAATAACTTAGGATATACATATCTTACCGATAAGTTCGCTAGATTAATTTATCCAATCACCAATATAGGATTTTAA